The nucleotide sequence CTCTGGACCGGGAATGGTTGTGATTATTTTTTGATCTTCAGCCCTCACAATAGCTGTACCGTCCAAAACCCCCATAATGGCGTAGTCGGTCCCTTCGTCGTCAACGTAACCCCAGCAGTCCGAACCGCCGGCGGTATCACCAACACTCCAGACTACAGTGGGGAGTTCTACCCTCGCTACAAGTTCGAGAGCGTATGTTTTTTCATCGGCCCTTAGCAATGACAGCACAAACAGTAATAAAACAGGTGTAATGAATGACCTCATGGTTTCAGATTATTTTCCCTTCAAAACCCTCTTCTGCTCCCTCAGTAGAATGGTATTGGCCCGGTTCTCCTTCCCTCCGTGGTGCAGCATAATAATATAAATAGCCGTTTCAAGTTTGATATGACTGTTATCATTATTCTCATAGAGGGCATTAATCATTCGGGCAATTTCAGCATAATCCGGCATGGGATCAGTGAAAAATTCCGATATCCGTTTCGCTGAATTTTCATGAGAAAAAGGGGGCGACCAATACTTATCCTGACTCCGCATTCGGGATGCTTCCTGTCCTAGTATCTTCAGGCCCCGGGCAAGTCCGGTGTAATAGCCCTGAACAAATGCAACTTTCTTGTCATCTTCCAGGTTGGACCAGAAACCGTAATCAGGGCCGTCCTGAGCTGAAACAGGAAAGATGAATACACCAAGAAGTAGAAAAAGAAAAAATCTTTTCATAAGAATATGATTTTCATCAAAAGTTACTTCAACTTTCCATAAAACGATTCACAATAGGATACCTGCGCCCCATGCCAAAAGCCTTGGAGGTGACGCGAAGTCCCGGAGCTGCTTGCCGCCTCTTGAACTCCGATCGGCGAACCAAATGGTTCACATTTTCTACCAGTTTGGCGTCATATCCAAGTTCCACCAGTTCCGCCTTTGATCTATGATTCTCCACAATCTCTTCCACCAATGGACTCACCACTTCATAATCAAATGGATCCACCTGATCTTCAGCCAGTTCTGCGGACGGTTTCTTCGAAAAAATGTTCCCAGGTATAACCTCACTGCTTTGACTTTCATTGTACCATTTGCTGAGACCATAGACATCCATCTTGTTGAGATCACTAATGGCCGCCAGTCCGCCACTCATATCGCCGTATAGCGTACAATAGCCCAAGGCCAGCTCCGTCTTATTGCCAGTGGATAAGACGAGATAACCCATTTTATTGGCAAAGGCCATAAGAAAATTCCCCCTGATGCGGGCCTGAATATTCTCCTCAGTGATATCCCTGGCCATTCCGTCGAACTGAGAATCAAACGCTGTTTCATATACAGATGCTATTTCACCGATAGAAAGGACACAATATTTCACACTCAGGTTTTTGGCGAGTTCTTTGGCATCATCCTTACTGTGTTGAGTGCTGAACCGGGATGGCATAGATACGCAAAGTACATTTTCTTCGCCTAGGGCTTCTTTTGCAAGGCATGCTGTGAGGGCCGAATCGATGCCACCGCTGAGACCTATAACGCACTTGGTATGTCCCGTCTTATGAATGTAATCACTGATACCTAATGTCAATGCAGCAAAAAGTTCCTCTTCTCGAGAATAGTCGTCATTTGAAATCTTCTTATCAGAATCAAGGTCGACAATCACCATCTCTTCTTTGAAAGAAGTGGTAGCGGCAATCCGCCTTCCATCAGAGGAGTATGCTACTGAATTGCCGTCAAAAATCAATTCATCCTGCCCTCCCACAAGATTGCAATACAGAAAAGGAACCCTACATCTATCCACATGCCCTTTAATTAGTCTCTCCCGTTCAAAAAGTTTTCCTTCACTGAAAGGTGATGAAGATATGTTGAGGATCAGTTCAGCGCCTGCCTCTACAAGTTCATCAGTAACTTTGCAGGTATAATCTTCATCCCACATATCTTCACAAATCTC is from Candidatus Neomarinimicrobiota bacterium and encodes:
- a CDS encoding NAD+ synthase, with the protein product MKIALCQINPTVGDFDNNCKKILSFYSNSVDANADIAVFPELSITGYPPQDLLLERSFVDRNVQVLEVLRSAVGNVPMVVGYVHPNGNSLYNSAALLQNGEISGRYDKVLLPTYDVFDEDRYFTPGENRTPLVAKIGSETISLGVEICEDMWDEDYTCKVTDELVEAGAELILNISSSPFSEGKLFERERLIKGHVDRCRVPFLYCNLVGGQDELIFDGNSVAYSSDGRRIAATTSFKEEMVIVDLDSDKKISNDDYSREEELFAALTLGISDYIHKTGHTKCVIGLSGGIDSALTACLAKEALGEENVLCVSMPSRFSTQHSKDDAKELAKNLSVKYCVLSIGEIASVYETAFDSQFDGMARDITEENIQARIRGNFLMAFANKMGYLVLSTGNKTELALGYCTLYGDMSGGLAAISDLNKMDVYGLSKWYNESQSSEVIPGNIFSKKPSAELAEDQVDPFDYEVVSPLVEEIVENHRSKAELVELGYDAKLVENVNHLVRRSEFKRRQAAPGLRVTSKAFGMGRRYPIVNRFMES